From a single Fulvivirga ulvae genomic region:
- the modA gene encoding molybdate ABC transporter substrate-binding protein, protein MRKIESLLRSVVLLLLVACQAPEKPKLTIATAANMQFAMKELTRAFTDETGVSCDLIISSSGKLTAQIIEGAPYDVFVAANMMYPNELYNQGLTLEKPRVYAYGKLVLWSMVAGVYPTLELLSDSTIQHIALANPKTAPYGVAAIEVLRGEGLYDRLRPKLVFGESIAQTNQFITTESAEAGFTSMSVVLSPQMAGKGKWIEINPSLYTPIEQGIVVIKNESGTEMAEEFYAFIFSQRARQILTAYGYLVNE, encoded by the coding sequence ATGAGAAAAATAGAAAGTTTGCTCCGGTCAGTTGTCCTTCTTCTACTTGTGGCTTGTCAGGCTCCTGAAAAACCAAAACTTACCATAGCGACGGCTGCCAATATGCAGTTCGCCATGAAAGAGCTTACCCGGGCATTTACAGATGAAACGGGAGTCTCCTGCGACCTGATCATCAGTTCATCAGGAAAACTAACTGCCCAGATCATAGAAGGTGCACCTTATGATGTGTTTGTAGCAGCCAATATGATGTACCCGAATGAACTTTATAACCAGGGACTTACACTGGAAAAACCTAGGGTATATGCCTATGGCAAACTTGTTTTGTGGTCAATGGTAGCAGGGGTTTATCCTACTTTGGAACTCTTAAGTGACAGCACCATTCAGCATATAGCCCTGGCTAACCCCAAAACCGCACCTTATGGAGTCGCAGCCATAGAAGTACTTCGCGGTGAAGGGCTCTACGACAGGCTTCGGCCAAAACTTGTATTCGGAGAAAGCATTGCCCAGACCAATCAGTTCATCACAACTGAGTCTGCCGAAGCCGGCTTTACGTCTATGTCGGTAGTGCTGTCTCCTCAAATGGCAGGTAAGGGGAAATGGATTGAAATCAATCCTTCCTTATATACTCCTATTGAGCAAGGCATTGTGGTGATCAAAAATGAATCGGGCACAGAGATGGCTGAGGAATTCTATGCGTTTATTTTTTCGCAAAGAGCCCGGCAAATTTTAACAGCATACGGATACCTGGTCAATGAATAG
- a CDS encoding TOBE domain-containing protein, which yields MNSFNGHIADIQSHGNLSVVTVEITPDCLLKAIIIDTPETTDYLTGGHEVGVLFKETEVVIGLGDNLAVSLQNRIPGTILSLEKGVLLSRLVVQTAIGHIVSVISTDSVQHLALEINQKVVAMVKLNEVSLSVK from the coding sequence ATGAATAGCTTCAATGGTCATATTGCAGATATACAATCGCACGGCAACCTCTCTGTAGTTACCGTTGAAATTACTCCTGATTGTTTACTCAAAGCCATAATTATAGATACTCCAGAAACCACCGATTACCTTACGGGCGGACACGAGGTGGGCGTACTCTTCAAAGAAACTGAGGTAGTCATTGGCCTGGGTGATAATCTGGCTGTCAGTTTGCAAAACCGGATACCGGGAACGATATTATCACTTGAAAAGGGTGTTTTACTTAGCCGGTTGGTAGTGCAAACTGCAATAGGCCATATTGTATCTGTGATTAGCACTGATTCTGTACAACACCTTGCGCTGGAGATAAACCAAAAGGTTGTAGCTATGGTAAAACTTAACGAAGTAAGCCTCTCTGTAAAATGA
- a CDS encoding nuclear transport factor 2 family protein produces MKNCRTNLTWSKAGTTLHYHISSFAIIMSTAWLILAGCTGLESNQYIDPVETGTELNSVSTYAERGQVTKKCADIGQEITDRNTAIEAAFAAKDLDLLYNNFWTPTYYEFGPFFDKDRDELLVQMISFYTEREGELFSYELESYDRFVHGSNLVYDFGAYDNLGRSSGNDFEIHGYYCIRWVKGSDGLWRIDRTLSGSRGNNTNVNTTIDEGPVACSKKDKPGCDGHDDEAYEEIADQLEAYIEALTTGDTDEAYEFYTHDFRNIAPGLEVDRDGLNAYYLQFFETGSIVSLDFSMRDRFIHDDVAYDFGYFEKTTIVNGIQSVEKNNYVLRWEKSKHGHHNVWRIDRIFNVPRPY; encoded by the coding sequence ATGAAAAATTGCAGAACTAATCTGACATGGAGTAAGGCCGGGACAACTTTACACTACCACATTTCATCTTTCGCCATTATTATGTCAACAGCATGGTTGATACTTGCAGGCTGTACGGGTCTGGAAAGTAACCAGTATATTGATCCCGTGGAAACGGGCACGGAGCTGAATTCAGTTTCTACCTACGCGGAGCGAGGCCAGGTGACTAAGAAATGTGCAGACATCGGCCAGGAAATTACCGATCGGAATACAGCCATAGAGGCAGCTTTTGCCGCAAAGGACCTGGATCTGTTATACAATAATTTCTGGACACCAACTTACTACGAATTTGGTCCTTTTTTTGACAAAGACCGCGATGAATTACTTGTGCAGATGATTTCTTTTTATACAGAGAGAGAGGGGGAGTTATTTTCATATGAGCTTGAGTCTTATGATCGCTTTGTACATGGCAGCAACTTGGTTTATGACTTCGGAGCATATGATAACCTGGGCAGGTCCAGTGGTAATGATTTTGAAATCCATGGTTACTATTGCATACGATGGGTAAAAGGATCGGACGGCCTGTGGCGCATCGACAGGACTCTTTCCGGATCCCGAGGCAATAACACCAATGTTAACACCACTATCGATGAAGGACCGGTAGCCTGTAGCAAAAAGGATAAACCCGGTTGCGACGGACATGATGATGAGGCCTACGAGGAAATCGCCGATCAACTGGAAGCATATATTGAAGCTCTTACTACCGGCGATACGGACGAAGCGTACGAATTTTATACACATGACTTCCGCAACATTGCTCCAGGGTTGGAGGTAGATCGCGACGGATTGAATGCGTACTATCTTCAATTTTTTGAAACAGGCAGCATAGTTTCTCTGGATTTTTCAATGCGTGACAGGTTTATTCATGATGATGTGGCTTATGACTTCGGATATTTCGAAAAAACCACAATCGTTAATGGGATACAATCGGTAGAAAAAAATAATTATGTTTTACGCTGGGAAAAAAGTAAACATGGCCACCACAATGTATGGCGCATTGACAGGATATTTAACGTCCCCAGGCCCTATTAA